Proteins from a genomic interval of Tenacibaculum sp. SZ-18:
- a CDS encoding OmpA family protein yields MKKNCVNANKIEKKSTEYLVSKSDSIFAIRESEREQKAELEKQGIISDINFESNIYFNQNCFTTEKLEFAYCAIGAMLKNENLRIRIIGNLDKFELKNNPELSLKRAEFVQMIMIKNGIKKNRIEILDVKNDRPNAPLNEKGRKENRRTDFEIINE; encoded by the coding sequence ATGAAAAAAAATTGCGTGAATGCAAATAAAATTGAAAAAAAATCGACCGAGTATTTAGTTTCAAAATCAGATAGTATTTTTGCAATTAGAGAAAGTGAGCGGGAACAAAAAGCAGAATTAGAAAAGCAAGGAATTATAAGTGATATTAATTTTGAGAGTAATATTTACTTCAACCAGAATTGCTTTACAACAGAGAAGTTAGAATTTGCTTATTGCGCAATTGGAGCTATGCTTAAAAACGAGAATTTAAGAATTCGGATAATTGGTAACTTGGATAAATTTGAATTAAAAAACAATCCTGAATTATCACTCAAGCGGGCTGAATTTGTTCAGATGATTATGATTAAGAATGGAATTAAAAAAAATCGGATTGAAATACTTGATGTTAAAAACGACCGACCAAACGCTCCTTTAAATGAAAAAGGGAGAAAAGAAAATCGTCGAACTGATTTTGAAATTATTAATGAATAA
- a CDS encoding zincin-like metallopeptidase domain-containing protein: MKYYKIFNGEDVENIDFKLEELRKSMVRNDGEKLQVAEAIIKNFPAPIPELKHGGDRAFYTPGKDYVQMPKIERFDTEFDYYRTLFHEYIHATGHEERLDRKLSMDQEQYAKEELVAEFGAVFLSAEAGIIWRTNKNHAEYLKGWRNALKDIKKDNKLILRASSLAQKATDYILQRDKEGTPLYLKKMKKELSKKEFDFSFKKLISEKTIFSHVNKGYNLEKISDALLSKAYAYSLLAKHILSNSRNYPNYKKSSLLTEAGKTSLIKKMKTEIEKRHLKIAVNFSIPKQQRKSRQLELGLKGAGDVLLNLETNNQPTIATTVVAPVVIKEEETQVQNNKLATTVDNISSTPVIDITKNEELSEYEKKMQKLGYIKATSAPKQASGIYRLPGEIGKFLQNIQPYKELIIIKGNKHSSKSQLAMQIANGFGELNKKVVYIDYEQGGMECKDTIDSLNRNTTPQGKRNILVKGYVEKPMEELKAISQINDVIVADSVTDLKITADQLNELRNQFPEVIWVFISQVKENGRMYGGNKMAHNPTKIIYCHSNKNYEKRFAELEKNRGNSLEVTYNIFEKKATLPEEESGDDIIIDL; this comes from the coding sequence ATGAAATACTATAAAATCTTCAATGGCGAAGATGTAGAAAATATTGATTTTAAACTGGAAGAGCTAAGAAAAAGTATGGTGCGAAATGATGGTGAAAAGTTACAAGTTGCTGAGGCTATTATTAAAAACTTTCCGGCACCAATTCCTGAACTAAAACATGGTGGTGATAGAGCATTTTATACTCCTGGGAAAGATTACGTGCAAATGCCAAAAATTGAAAGGTTTGATACAGAATTCGATTATTACAGAACCCTTTTTCATGAGTACATTCATGCTACGGGCCATGAAGAAAGATTGGATAGAAAATTATCAATGGATCAGGAGCAATATGCTAAAGAAGAGTTAGTTGCTGAATTCGGAGCTGTGTTTTTAAGTGCTGAAGCTGGAATTATTTGGAGAACAAATAAAAATCATGCTGAGTATTTAAAAGGATGGAGAAATGCTTTAAAAGACATAAAGAAAGATAATAAGTTAATTTTAAGAGCCTCTTCATTAGCGCAAAAAGCAACGGATTATATCTTACAACGAGACAAAGAAGGAACTCCGTTGTACTTAAAGAAAATGAAAAAAGAACTCTCTAAAAAAGAGTTTGATTTTTCATTTAAAAAGTTAATCTCTGAGAAAACAATTTTCTCACATGTAAACAAAGGCTATAATCTAGAAAAGATTAGTGATGCTCTATTATCAAAAGCCTATGCGTATAGTTTACTAGCAAAACATATTCTTAGCAATAGTAGAAATTACCCTAATTATAAAAAATCATCATTATTAACAGAAGCAGGAAAAACTTCTTTAATTAAAAAGATGAAAACAGAAATTGAAAAACGACACTTAAAAATTGCGGTAAACTTTTCCATTCCGAAGCAACAAAGAAAATCAAGACAATTGGAATTAGGATTAAAAGGAGCGGGTGATGTTCTTTTGAATCTAGAAACCAACAACCAACCAACAATAGCAACAACTGTTGTTGCTCCTGTTGTTATCAAGGAAGAAGAAACTCAGGTACAAAACAACAAATTAGCAACTACTGTTGACAATATTTCATCTACTCCAGTTATAGACATAACAAAGAATGAAGAGTTAAGTGAATACGAAAAGAAGATGCAAAAACTTGGTTATATAAAAGCTACTTCGGCTCCAAAACAAGCATCTGGAATTTATAGATTACCAGGAGAAATTGGAAAATTTCTACAGAATATCCAACCGTATAAAGAACTGATCATTATCAAAGGAAATAAACACTCCAGTAAAAGTCAATTAGCTATGCAAATAGCAAATGGCTTTGGAGAACTGAACAAGAAAGTAGTTTATATTGACTATGAACAGGGAGGAATGGAATGTAAGGACACTATCGATTCTTTAAACCGAAATACAACTCCCCAGGGAAAAAGAAATATTTTAGTTAAAGGTTATGTTGAAAAACCAATGGAAGAGCTAAAGGCGATTAGTCAAATTAACGATGTTATTGTTGCTGATTCCGTTACCGATTTAAAGATTACCGCAGATCAATTAAATGAGTTAAGGAATCAATTTCCAGAAGTGATTTGGGTTTTTATTTCTCAGGTAAAAGAGAATGGCAGAATGTACGGAGGAAATAAAATGGCGCATAACCCGACTAAAATCATTTATTGCCATAGCAATAAAAACTACGAAAAACGTTTTGCCGAATTAGAAAAAAATAGAGGTAATAGTTTGGAGGTTACCTATAATATTTTTGAAAAGAAAGCAACTTTACCTGAAGAAGAAAGTGGGGATGATATAATTATCGATTTGTAA